From the Candidatus Cloacimonadota bacterium genome, one window contains:
- a CDS encoding ketoacyl-ACP synthase III, translating to MGNYHAKFSAFGSYAPAKILTNQDLEKMVDTSDEWIRTRTGMVERHIASAEEAASDLAYQAAVNAIEASKVKYKEIDAIIVATISGDHPFPSTACILQKRLGLKGIPAFDVSAGCTGFIYACDIARQYVENGAASHILVVGVEILTKITNWNDRNTCVLFGDASGAAVISKAEATDISRIIDSKIDADGSQGEFLIQVAGGSRLPASHETVDANQHTVHMEGNRIFKNAIKSMFASSDELLRRNHIGPSDIDWVIPHQANLRIIEALADKMKIPMSKVIVNIQKYGNTSSATIPLAIDEAIRTKKIRRGEILLLTSFGAGLTWGSILARY from the coding sequence ATGGGAAACTATCATGCAAAGTTCTCAGCCTTCGGGAGTTACGCCCCGGCCAAGATTCTTACAAACCAGGATCTGGAAAAAATGGTGGATACTTCAGACGAATGGATCCGCACCAGAACTGGTATGGTGGAACGTCATATCGCCAGTGCGGAAGAAGCTGCCAGTGATCTTGCCTATCAGGCGGCAGTGAATGCCATCGAAGCTTCAAAAGTGAAATACAAGGAGATAGATGCCATCATCGTGGCAACTATCTCTGGAGACCACCCCTTCCCCTCGACAGCCTGTATCTTGCAGAAACGCCTCGGATTAAAGGGGATACCAGCTTTCGACGTATCGGCAGGTTGTACAGGATTTATCTATGCCTGCGATATTGCCCGCCAATATGTGGAAAATGGCGCTGCTTCACACATTCTAGTGGTGGGTGTGGAAATCCTTACCAAAATAACTAACTGGAACGATCGTAATACCTGCGTTCTCTTTGGAGACGCCTCCGGCGCTGCGGTCATTTCCAAAGCAGAAGCCACGGATATCTCCCGCATTATCGATAGCAAAATAGATGCCGACGGTTCCCAGGGAGAATTCCTGATTCAAGTAGCCGGAGGTTCACGCCTGCCTGCCAGCCATGAAACCGTGGACGCCAATCAACACACGGTACATATGGAAGGTAATCGGATATTCAAGAATGCCATAAAATCCATGTTTGCGTCTTCTGATGAGCTATTACGCCGCAATCACATTGGCCCCTCCGATATCGACTGGGTGATCCCGCATCAAGCAAACCTGCGCATTATCGAAGCTTTGGCAGACAAAATGAAGATTCCGATGAGCAAGGTAATAGTCAACATTCAAAAATATGGCAATACTTCCTCTGCCACAATTCCCTTGGCGATCGACGAAGCTATCCGCACCAAAAAGATCCGCCGGGGAGAAATCCTGCTGCTCACTTCTTTTGGAGCAGGTCTCACCTGGGGTAGCA
- the plsX gene encoding phosphate acyltransferase PlsX, producing MRVALDAFGSDAAPHPEIEGAVLAIKEDLCSQVILVGDEQILSTELSKYYYDPARIRIEHAAQRIEMGDSAAASVRNKRDSSMVRTIAIHKAGMADVAVSAGNTGAMMSASLITLGRMKNVLRPAIAVVFPTQDSHEIILDVGANVDCDAEHLMQFAIMGSKYYEYFFKEKRPRVSLLNIGEESAKGNLMSKEAHKLMAESKDINFVGNIEGKDVISGVTDVIVCDGFVGNVMLKTVEGVGFSIFQILKEQINKDWVAKLGAMLSYPVYSYIKKKLDHTEYGGALLVGLNGIPVVSHGRSNAKAMKNAIRFAAHIAESGFVEHTKNYFERL from the coding sequence TTGCGCGTAGCGCTGGATGCCTTTGGCAGTGATGCGGCACCTCATCCCGAGATCGAGGGTGCCGTTCTTGCCATAAAAGAGGATCTTTGCTCTCAGGTAATTCTGGTTGGAGACGAGCAGATACTGAGCACTGAATTAAGCAAATACTATTATGACCCGGCTCGCATCCGTATTGAGCATGCTGCCCAGCGGATCGAGATGGGAGATAGCGCCGCTGCATCTGTGCGAAACAAACGAGATTCTTCCATGGTTCGCACCATTGCCATCCACAAAGCCGGTATGGCAGATGTGGCAGTATCCGCAGGAAACACCGGAGCCATGATGAGCGCTTCCCTGATTACTTTGGGAAGGATGAAAAACGTATTGCGTCCAGCAATAGCCGTTGTATTCCCAACTCAGGACAGTCATGAGATCATCCTGGACGTTGGCGCCAATGTAGATTGCGACGCTGAACACCTGATGCAGTTTGCCATCATGGGGTCGAAATACTATGAGTATTTCTTCAAGGAAAAAAGACCCCGGGTAAGCCTACTGAACATAGGCGAAGAAAGCGCAAAAGGAAACTTGATGTCCAAGGAAGCTCACAAGCTGATGGCGGAAAGCAAAGACATCAATTTCGTGGGCAATATAGAGGGCAAAGACGTAATCTCCGGAGTTACGGATGTGATTGTCTGTGATGGCTTTGTGGGTAATGTAATGCTCAAGACCGTTGAGGGTGTGGGATTTTCCATCTTCCAGATCCTCAAAGAACAGATTAACAAGGATTGGGTTGCCAAATTGGGGGCGATGCTCTCCTATCCTGTTTATAGCTATATCAAAAAGAAACTGGACCACACCGAGTATGGGGGTGCTTTGCTGGTGGGACTGAACGGAATTCCCGTGGTATCGCATGGACGCAGCAATGCAAAAGCGATGAAGAACGCGATCCGTTTTGCCGCACACATAGCCGAATCCGGATTTGTGGAGCACACAAAAAACTATTTTGAGAGGTTGTAA
- the rpmF gene encoding 50S ribosomal protein L32 has product MAVPKRKTSKIRRDKRRTHDALIAPSFSTCQKCGEATRSHHICDNCGTYNRKQILEDKG; this is encoded by the coding sequence ATGGCAGTACCAAAAAGAAAAACATCGAAGATCCGCAGAGACAAGCGCAGAACTCACGATGCTCTAATTGCACCGAGTTTCAGCACCTGCCAGAAATGTGGTGAAGCCACTCGCTCACACCATATTTGTGATAATTGCGGAACTTATAACCGCAAGCAGATTTTAGAAGACAAGGGATAA